The Methylacidimicrobium sp. B4 genome contains a region encoding:
- the gyrB gene encoding DNA topoisomerase (ATP-hydrolyzing) subunit B, translated as MSVEGLSRQLPANSVPYDASKIDKLEGLEAVRKRPGMYIGHTDERGLHHCVFEVLDNSIDEHLAGFCTRIEVTIHVDGSLSVRDNGRGIPVDAHPKFKIPAVELVLTNLHAGGKFGQGVYKYSGGLHGVGAKCVNALSEWFSVEVSRDGNVYHMEFRRGKTVKPLEVIGKSRSTGTYVTFKPDAEIFTATQEFKTDILAPRLRELAFLNPGLEIVLSDERVLDAGKPKVQHFFYRQGIEEFLQQITGSMEPLHPKPIVIAREKDDILLDCVLQYTEGYADQILCYTNGIPNPDGGTHLSGFRTALTRSVNQYAKANNLLKDKDPAISGDDVREGLFCVLSLKHPNPSFESQTKVKLVTPEVEGVVSSLVYDGLMSFFERNPAVAKRIVDKALTAARAREAARKAREAVRKTALSGKGLPGKLADCSTRSPDEAELFIVEGDSAGGSAKQGRDRQFQAILPIRGKLINVEKARLDRVLQNEEIQTIITAVGTGIGGGDGEGAFQRDRLRYHKVILMTDADVDGSHIRTLLLTFFYRQMQELIQNGHVYIAQPPLYLVTRKKKEWYVRDDAELNQMLIQQGAEEVKVEELRGGHLFSGPKLVEILKGLEDLDKFARSLLNHGADFGTYLESRDPQTGALPLHLVRVREGNREEVHFFCSDGDLARFAEANSDLALFEGENGNTGAVDGEGPEGSPGEGEAATGEMSSAEATAAPEEPRLRFRRATHVELYESKSIRDKLDQLAGLGMVISQARSREPLYAFIEGEEENRRLLYSPGEILTAVKEVGKRGIEIKRFKGLGEMNPKQLYETTMDPGRRKLLRVEIADAATAQEIFATLMGDVVEPRRRFIEENALHVRNLDV; from the coding sequence ATGTCTGTCGAAGGGCTATCCCGCCAATTGCCGGCGAATTCGGTTCCGTATGATGCGTCAAAGATCGACAAGCTGGAAGGCCTGGAGGCCGTGCGCAAGCGGCCGGGAATGTACATCGGGCATACCGATGAGCGAGGCCTCCACCATTGCGTCTTCGAAGTGCTCGACAACTCGATCGACGAGCATCTTGCTGGCTTTTGCACTCGGATCGAAGTCACGATCCATGTCGACGGTTCGCTCTCCGTCCGCGACAATGGCCGGGGCATCCCGGTCGATGCTCATCCCAAGTTCAAGATTCCCGCAGTGGAGCTGGTCCTCACCAACCTTCATGCCGGGGGGAAGTTCGGGCAAGGGGTCTACAAGTATTCTGGCGGACTCCATGGCGTAGGCGCCAAGTGCGTCAATGCACTTTCCGAGTGGTTCTCGGTCGAGGTCTCCCGCGATGGAAATGTCTACCATATGGAGTTTCGCCGCGGGAAGACGGTCAAGCCCTTGGAGGTCATCGGAAAAAGCCGGAGTACCGGCACCTACGTCACCTTTAAGCCGGATGCCGAGATCTTTACCGCCACGCAGGAGTTCAAGACGGATATTCTTGCACCCCGGCTCCGCGAGCTCGCGTTCCTGAACCCCGGCCTGGAGATCGTGCTTTCCGACGAACGGGTTCTCGACGCCGGCAAGCCGAAGGTGCAGCACTTCTTCTATCGGCAGGGGATCGAGGAGTTTCTCCAGCAGATCACGGGGAGCATGGAACCGCTGCATCCAAAGCCCATCGTGATCGCCCGGGAGAAGGACGATATCCTGCTCGATTGCGTGCTGCAGTACACGGAGGGCTACGCCGATCAGATTCTCTGCTACACCAACGGGATTCCCAACCCCGATGGCGGCACCCACCTTTCAGGCTTCCGCACCGCTCTCACTCGCTCGGTCAATCAATACGCAAAGGCAAACAACCTGTTGAAGGACAAAGACCCCGCCATCTCGGGAGATGATGTGCGGGAAGGCCTCTTCTGCGTCCTTTCCCTCAAGCACCCCAATCCCAGCTTCGAATCCCAGACCAAGGTCAAGCTGGTCACCCCCGAGGTCGAGGGAGTCGTCTCGTCGCTCGTCTACGACGGGCTGATGTCTTTTTTTGAACGGAACCCCGCCGTCGCCAAGCGAATCGTGGACAAGGCGCTGACGGCGGCTCGCGCGCGGGAGGCGGCTCGGAAAGCGCGGGAGGCGGTCCGGAAGACCGCGCTTTCAGGAAAGGGTCTGCCAGGGAAGCTGGCGGATTGCTCGACCCGGAGCCCGGACGAGGCGGAACTGTTCATCGTGGAAGGAGATTCCGCCGGAGGCTCGGCCAAGCAGGGGCGAGACCGCCAGTTCCAGGCAATCCTCCCCATTCGGGGGAAGTTGATCAACGTGGAGAAGGCGAGGCTCGACCGCGTCCTCCAGAACGAAGAGATCCAGACGATCATCACCGCGGTTGGCACGGGCATCGGAGGTGGCGACGGAGAGGGGGCCTTTCAGCGCGACCGTCTCCGATATCATAAGGTCATCCTCATGACCGATGCAGACGTCGACGGCTCCCACATCCGGACCCTTCTGCTCACCTTCTTCTATCGGCAGATGCAGGAGCTCATCCAGAACGGACATGTCTATATCGCGCAGCCTCCCCTCTACCTGGTCACGCGCAAGAAGAAGGAGTGGTACGTCCGGGACGATGCCGAGCTCAACCAGATGCTGATTCAGCAGGGAGCGGAGGAGGTGAAGGTCGAGGAGCTCCGCGGAGGGCATCTCTTTTCCGGCCCAAAGCTCGTGGAGATTCTCAAAGGGTTGGAAGATCTCGACAAGTTTGCGCGTTCCTTGCTGAACCACGGGGCGGATTTCGGGACGTACCTGGAAAGCCGGGACCCCCAGACAGGAGCCCTGCCGCTCCACCTCGTCCGCGTCCGGGAGGGCAACCGGGAAGAGGTCCATTTCTTCTGCTCCGACGGGGATCTCGCCCGTTTCGCCGAGGCCAATTCCGATTTAGCCCTTTTTGAAGGCGAGAATGGCAACACGGGGGCCGTCGACGGTGAGGGGCCCGAGGGGTCGCCCGGAGAAGGGGAAGCCGCGACAGGGGAGATGAGCTCAGCCGAAGCCACCGCAGCTCCGGAAGAGCCGAGACTGCGATTTCGCCGGGCGACCCATGTCGAGCTCTACGAGAGCAAGAGCATTCGGGACAAGCTCGATCAGCTGGCCGGGCTCGGGATGGTGATCTCTCAGGCGCGCTCCCGGGAGCCGCTCTACGCCTTCATCGAAGGGGAGGAGGAGAACCGCCGGCTCCTCTACTCCCCGGGCGAAATCCTGACAGCCGTCAAGGAGGTCGGGAAGCGCGGGATCGAGATCAAGCGGTTCAAGGGGCTCGGTGAGATGAACCCGAAGCAGCTTTACGAGACGACGATGGATCCGGGACGCCGAAAGCTCTTGCGGGTGGAGATCGCCGATGCGGCGACCGCACAGGAGATTTTTGCGACGCTGATGGGGGATGTCGTGGAGCCGAGGCGCCGGTTCATCGAAGAAAACGCGCTTCACGTTCGCAATCTCGACGTGTAA
- a CDS encoding response regulator transcription factor codes for MMALPRPQVVLVVEDEPDVLELICLNLMAAGFHTVRASSGADGLEKAMSDLPDLMVLDLMLPELGGLEVCKTLRRNPTTADLPILILTAKAEPADRVQGLELGADDYLTKPFSPRELVLRTRSLLRRRVDGTLPAEPIRHENLVVHPRRHEAFVRSRRVDLTATEFRLLNMLLRGRGRVHRREDLLREVWGYEKAMDTRTVDTHVRRLREKLGSAAHYIETVRGIGYRFRAKRREAEEPARRPRSWPEPDE; via the coding sequence ATGATGGCCCTTCCCCGGCCCCAGGTTGTCCTCGTAGTGGAAGACGAGCCCGACGTGCTGGAGCTGATCTGCCTCAACTTGATGGCGGCGGGTTTTCACACCGTCCGGGCCTCGAGTGGAGCGGACGGGCTGGAAAAAGCGATGAGCGACCTGCCCGACTTGATGGTTCTCGACCTCATGCTTCCGGAGCTGGGCGGCCTCGAAGTCTGCAAGACCTTGCGCCGGAATCCGACGACAGCGGATCTACCCATCCTGATCCTGACCGCGAAAGCCGAACCGGCCGATCGCGTGCAAGGACTCGAGCTGGGCGCCGACGACTATTTGACGAAGCCCTTCAGCCCGCGGGAACTGGTCCTTCGGACGCGTTCGTTGCTGCGGCGCCGCGTAGACGGGACCCTGCCTGCGGAGCCGATCCGCCATGAAAATCTCGTCGTCCATCCACGGCGGCACGAAGCATTCGTTCGCAGCCGCCGGGTCGACCTGACCGCGACCGAGTTCCGCCTGCTCAACATGCTGCTTCGCGGACGGGGACGGGTCCATCGACGCGAAGATCTCCTGCGCGAGGTCTGGGGCTACGAGAAGGCGATGGATACCCGCACGGTCGATACCCATGTCCGTCGCTTACGGGAAAAGCTCGGAAGCGCGGCCCACTATATCGAAACCGTCCGTGGAATCGGATACCGCTTCCGCGCCAAGCGCCGGGAAGCGGAAGAGCCCGCTCGCAGGCCCCGCTCTTGGCCCGAGCCCGACGAATGA
- a CDS encoding cell wall metabolism sensor histidine kinase WalK has protein sequence MTFSSFLIVLLGSALAVALLQLLAWARSAAKLERIAEEIVQGRHPRSFVIFGPQSLFRVASRLETILAAREKLSGQIVQQGENFHGVLRNMMEGVAIVNRDHRVELANEVLVRQFGLGVEPAGRTVLESLRVAEIDHLIREAFTRQEAVSGEISLRGFPRSEAALFLIVNAVPMRGESGMPSQVLLVLHDITEHKRSEERQKEFLASVSHELRTPLSIFRGYVETLLHSSPSLAPEEVQRVLKILRRHALRLSKLVNDLLTLSALEPGRMNLERAPVSLPHFLRRIEADLRQQLQEKRLDLVVALAENLPKVDADPFRLEQVFYNLVENAIQYSEPGSPIRIEAHAEKETVSIRVIDQGVGIPPSDLPYVFERFYRVDKTRSRQAGGTGLGLSIVKRIVDLHQGRVVLTSEPGRGTTVTVTLPAWPSSPPEGTTACQPITRVAQGESPATAPESRPVDRHLSRVS, from the coding sequence ATGACGTTTTCCTCCTTCCTGATCGTCCTCCTTGGTTCGGCCCTGGCGGTGGCCCTTCTTCAGCTGCTGGCCTGGGCGCGTTCGGCCGCCAAGCTCGAGCGCATTGCCGAAGAGATCGTCCAGGGACGTCATCCGCGCTCCTTCGTCATCTTTGGCCCCCAAAGCCTCTTTCGCGTGGCGAGCCGCCTCGAAACGATTCTCGCCGCACGGGAGAAGCTTTCCGGGCAAATCGTACAGCAGGGTGAGAACTTCCACGGAGTCCTCCGGAACATGATGGAAGGGGTGGCAATCGTCAATCGTGACCACCGGGTCGAGCTCGCCAACGAGGTGCTGGTGCGACAGTTCGGACTCGGCGTGGAGCCGGCGGGGCGTACGGTCCTCGAATCCCTTCGCGTCGCCGAGATCGACCACCTGATCCGCGAAGCCTTTACCCGCCAAGAAGCCGTTTCCGGAGAGATCTCCCTTCGGGGCTTTCCCCGTTCGGAAGCCGCGCTCTTTCTCATCGTCAACGCCGTGCCGATGCGCGGTGAATCGGGCATGCCCTCCCAGGTCCTCCTCGTGCTCCATGACATCACCGAGCACAAGCGGAGCGAGGAGCGGCAGAAGGAATTTCTTGCGAGCGTCTCGCACGAGCTTCGGACCCCGCTCTCGATCTTTCGCGGCTATGTCGAAACGCTCTTGCATTCCTCCCCCTCGCTGGCCCCGGAGGAGGTCCAGCGAGTCCTGAAGATCCTCCGACGCCATGCGCTTCGGCTGAGCAAGCTCGTCAACGATCTCCTCACCCTTTCCGCCCTCGAGCCGGGCCGCATGAATTTGGAACGGGCCCCCGTCTCGCTGCCCCACTTCCTCCGCAGAATCGAGGCGGACCTGCGCCAGCAACTCCAGGAAAAGCGGCTTGACCTCGTGGTCGCCCTTGCCGAGAACCTTCCCAAGGTCGATGCCGATCCCTTCCGTCTCGAGCAGGTCTTCTATAACCTCGTCGAAAACGCGATCCAATATTCCGAGCCCGGCTCCCCGATCCGGATCGAAGCCCATGCGGAGAAGGAAACAGTTTCGATTCGCGTGATCGACCAGGGCGTGGGCATCCCCCCTTCCGACCTCCCCTATGTCTTCGAACGGTTTTATCGGGTCGACAAGACCCGGAGCCGACAGGCGGGAGGAACCGGACTCGGCCTCTCCATCGTGAAGCGGATCGTCGATCTCCACCAGGGACGCGTCGTCCTGACGAGCGAGCCCGGCAGAGGAACGACCGTTACGGTGACCCTGCCCGCCTGGCCCTCCTCTCCTCCGGAAGGAACCACTGCCTGCCAGCCCATCACACGGGTCGCCCAGGGCGAAAGTCCGGCAACCGCCCCGGAGAGCCGCCCGGTCGATCGGCATCTCTCCCGTGTGTCCTGA
- a CDS encoding AAA family ATPase: MLNRIKIRGYKSLRKVEVSLKPLSVLFGPNAAGKSNFLDALQLLSKIVSSRTLKEAFEPPYRGKPLESFSFPPNGLKGLLEQEQASFRIEADFSLSDAVVGAVNKQIQEMRRPSGGGSSSPSSPEPIREPVRERNLRYCVEIEMVPTSGILRVVDESLAALNQKGELGGHRHPFLSRKDDKLHLRREGLPTVD, from the coding sequence ATGCTGAACCGCATCAAGATTCGGGGTTACAAGTCGTTGCGCAAGGTCGAGGTTTCTCTGAAGCCCCTGTCCGTCCTCTTTGGGCCGAACGCCGCGGGGAAGAGCAACTTTCTGGATGCCTTGCAGCTGCTCTCCAAGATCGTATCGAGCCGAACGCTCAAAGAAGCGTTCGAGCCGCCCTATCGGGGCAAGCCGCTCGAATCCTTCTCCTTCCCTCCAAACGGCCTCAAGGGACTGCTGGAGCAAGAACAAGCGAGTTTCCGGATCGAAGCCGATTTTTCCCTCTCCGATGCGGTCGTTGGTGCGGTCAACAAGCAAATCCAGGAGATGAGAAGACCTTCGGGCGGCGGCTCGTCATCTCCCTCCTCTCCAGAACCGATCCGAGAGCCGGTCCGAGAGCGCAATCTCCGCTATTGCGTGGAAATCGAGATGGTGCCGACATCCGGAATCTTGCGGGTAGTGGATGAATCCCTGGCCGCCTTGAACCAAAAAGGGGAGCTTGGCGGGCATCGCCATCCTTTCCTCTCACGGAAAGATGACAAGTTGCATCTGCGGCGCGAAGGGTTGCCAACAGTTGACTAA
- a CDS encoding recombinase family protein: MAFFSHEAERLGEAAGDWLQDGLADGEGREDAGAVEQLPTGTVIVHAEERQPGGVARYAPVSSADQKADLDRQLARRTEWALAKRLPIVDALKEVGSGMTGHRKGLLRLLRDPKVGVILVEHRDRLMRAKKALEALHE; this comes from the coding sequence ATGGCATTCTTTTCCCATGAAGCTGAGCGTCTGGGCGAGGCGGCAGGGGATTGGCTCCAAGACGGCTTGGCGGATGGGGAAGGACGGGAAGATGCCGGTGCCGTCGAGCAGCTGCCGACCGGGACGGTGATCGTGCATGCGGAGGAGAGGCAGCCCGGCGGAGTTGCCCGCTATGCGCCCGTCTCCAGCGCCGACCAGAAGGCCGATCTGGACAGGCAGTTGGCGCGGCGGACGGAGTGGGCGCTCGCCAAGCGGTTGCCGATCGTCGATGCGCTCAAGGAGGTTGGCTCTGGGATGACCGGCCATCGCAAGGGGCTCTTGCGGCTCTTGCGCGATCCAAAGGTCGGCGTCATTCTGGTCGAGCATCGGGACCGGTTGATGCGGGCGAAAAAGGCGCTGGAGGCTCTCCATGAGTGA
- a CDS encoding IS200/IS605 family accessory protein TnpB-related protein, which yields MQISTGEPKRALFARMRVGIPMGDLKCEFLRRFGITARQFHAIRVGLEGKIASIRERLPEWIVEAEARIQRAERVIRILSAREPGSEKLHQKKRRLGNLRARLAARIADRDSGRVRLCFGSRRLFRKQFALEENGYASHAEWKKDWQSARSAQFFVIGSKDETAGNQSCQASVEDDGSLTLRLRLPDALASDGKLLVIPDVRFAYGQEEILQALAASRVVCSQTKTGKPVRKREGVAVSYRFLRDRKGWRVFASVEARPVPIATSRLAGALGIDINHDHLAVAETDRFGNLRRALRVDLNLYGKTEDQAKAIIGDAARMIVEMARERGLPLVLERLDLKKRRAELEVASPSAARKISSFGYSKTIAMLKVGCFRAGVEGIEVDPAYTSVMGAMNHARRHGIGSHQGAAYAVARRGLGLSQASGRAGGHCTSPQWRPPHLCPTREESGEACVVVLVGGSEEAQSGACSACPVGRLARAARAFAPGNAGIGRNLGIAGAIPAREPSAERFGRRHRRPSLVVGWLSMVLGTAGPPHLLRSSSRSQHPLPAALPTALPASGGGTPGAGKVALLLFRTPRADARGQPGQGGPTHWAHGGGAPRLPEHAESSRTAAIQRGREGAEDPFASDRRDRRERQ from the coding sequence ATGCAAATCTCTACGGGCGAGCCCAAGCGGGCCCTCTTTGCCAGGATGCGGGTGGGGATTCCGATGGGCGATCTCAAGTGTGAGTTCCTGCGGCGCTTTGGGATCACCGCCCGGCAGTTCCACGCGATTCGCGTGGGTCTCGAGGGCAAGATCGCCTCGATCCGGGAGCGGCTTCCGGAGTGGATCGTCGAGGCCGAGGCCCGCATCCAGAGAGCCGAAAGGGTCATCCGCATTCTCTCGGCGAGGGAGCCAGGCTCGGAGAAGCTTCATCAGAAGAAGCGGCGGCTTGGGAACCTTCGCGCCAGGCTTGCGGCACGGATCGCCGACCGGGACTCGGGTCGCGTCCGCCTCTGCTTCGGCTCCCGCCGCCTCTTCCGCAAGCAGTTTGCCCTCGAGGAGAACGGCTACGCCAGCCATGCGGAGTGGAAAAAGGATTGGCAATCCGCACGGAGCGCCCAGTTCTTCGTGATCGGCTCGAAGGACGAGACCGCGGGCAACCAGTCCTGCCAGGCTTCGGTCGAGGACGACGGCAGTCTCACGCTGCGTCTGCGTCTTCCCGACGCACTGGCCTCGGATGGCAAGCTTCTGGTCATTCCCGACGTGCGATTCGCCTATGGCCAGGAGGAGATCCTTCAGGCGCTTGCCGCGAGCCGGGTTGTCTGCTCGCAAACCAAGACGGGCAAGCCTGTCCGGAAGCGGGAGGGAGTGGCGGTAAGCTACCGCTTTTTAAGGGATCGGAAGGGCTGGCGGGTCTTCGCGAGCGTCGAGGCCAGGCCGGTTCCCATTGCGACGAGCCGTCTGGCGGGAGCGCTTGGGATCGACATCAACCACGACCATCTGGCCGTGGCGGAGACGGACCGGTTCGGCAACCTGCGGCGGGCCCTTCGGGTGGATCTCAACCTCTACGGCAAGACCGAAGATCAAGCCAAGGCGATCATCGGCGACGCGGCGAGGATGATTGTGGAGATGGCACGGGAGCGTGGTCTTCCCCTGGTCCTTGAGCGGCTGGATCTCAAGAAAAGGAGGGCTGAGCTTGAGGTGGCGAGTCCATCCGCCGCCAGGAAGATCTCGTCGTTTGGCTACTCCAAGACCATCGCCATGCTCAAGGTGGGGTGTTTTCGAGCCGGAGTCGAGGGGATCGAAGTCGATCCGGCCTATACTTCCGTGATGGGTGCCATGAATCATGCGCGTCGTCACGGCATCGGTTCTCACCAGGGCGCGGCCTATGCCGTGGCCAGGAGAGGCTTGGGCCTCTCCCAAGCGTCCGGCCGTGCGGGAGGCCATTGCACCAGCCCGCAATGGCGGCCACCTCACCTTTGCCCTACCCGCGAGGAATCGGGCGAAGCATGTGTGGTCGTTCTGGTCGGAGGTTCGGAGGAGGCTCAAAGCGGCGCATGCAGCGCATGCCCGGTCGGGAGGCTTGCGAGAGCCGCCCGCGCCTTTGCTCCCGGAAACGCGGGCATTGGGCGCAACCTGGGCATTGCCGGCGCAATCCCGGCACGCGAACCGTCGGCAGAACGGTTCGGCCGACGTCATCGACGACCTTCCCTGGTAGTGGGATGGTTGTCTATGGTTTTAGGAACGGCAGGCCCACCCCACCTACTTCGATCTTCATCTCGATCACAGCATCCTCTCCCGGCCGCACTACCCACGGCACTACCCGCATCTGGTGGCGGCACGCCAGGAGCTGGAAAGGTGGCTCTTCTTCTATTTCGAACCCCGAGAGCGGATGCGCGCGGCCAACCCGGTCAAGGAGGTCCGACACATTGGGCTCATGGGGGAGGAGCTCCCCGCCTACCTGAACACGCTGAAAGCTCTCGAACCGCGGCAATTCAACGCGGTCGAGAAGGCGCTGAAGATCCTTTTGCCTCAGATCGACGGGATCGACGTGAGCGTCAATGA
- a CDS encoding AAA family ATPase, whose product MPQIDGIDVSVNDLGGVELRLTEAGIPIPARVLSEGTLRILGMLALTGAKEPPSLVGFEEPENGVHPRRIELIAELLKTQASLGQTQYVVTTHSPILLDLIPDDSLFVVRRSESGTQIEPFVTWGPLGRRADVDKALMDRKEDRLPVSERLLRGDFDE is encoded by the coding sequence TTGCCTCAGATCGACGGGATCGACGTGAGCGTCAATGACCTGGGAGGAGTCGAGTTGAGGCTCACCGAAGCAGGCATACCGATCCCGGCCCGCGTTCTCTCGGAAGGGACGCTGCGAATCTTGGGCATGCTCGCGCTAACCGGAGCGAAGGAGCCACCTTCTCTGGTGGGGTTCGAGGAGCCAGAAAACGGCGTCCACCCCCGACGCATCGAGCTGATCGCGGAACTCCTCAAGACCCAGGCGAGCCTTGGCCAGACCCAATATGTTGTGACCACGCATTCGCCCATCCTGCTCGACCTTATCCCGGACGACTCCCTCTTCGTCGTCCGCAGGTCGGAATCGGGCACACAAATCGAGCCTTTTGTCACCTGGGGCCCCCTGGGTCGGCGAGCCGACGTTGACAAGGCCTTGATGGATCGAAAGGAAGACCGCCTGCCGGTATCGGAACGGCTGCTCCGAGGGGACTTCGATGAGTAA
- a CDS encoding DUF4276 family protein: MLAIPDPHVERWLLLDGEAFKKVLGKGCQTPDQKCDRGRYKDALNRAISDAGKTPLISSIEWARDIIDKMDLARAAGADPSLKRFLDDLRKALQEVASDRQP; the protein is encoded by the coding sequence GTGCTCGCGATACCCGATCCTCACGTGGAGCGGTGGCTGCTGCTGGATGGAGAGGCCTTCAAGAAGGTTCTCGGGAAAGGCTGCCAGACGCCGGACCAGAAGTGCGACCGCGGCCGCTACAAGGATGCGCTGAACCGAGCGATCTCGGATGCTGGGAAGACGCCGCTGATCAGCTCCATCGAATGGGCCCGGGACATCATCGATAAGATGGATCTTGCGCGGGCGGCGGGAGCGGACCCTTCGTTGAAGCGTTTTCTCGACGATCTGCGCAAGGCTCTGCAAGAAGTTGCCTCCGATCGCCAACCTTAA
- the glmS gene encoding glutamine--fructose-6-phosphate transaminase (isomerizing): protein MCGIVGYLGQKEAQPLLLNGLRRLEYRGYDSSGIAILEDGHLGLVKRKGRISELELALQRQGLPGKLGVSHTRWATHGIPSDANAHPHLDQSRRLAIVHNGVIENYQLLKQRLSDSGHRFESETDTEVLAHLIGEAYDRQPPADPQRLENAVRAALTEVIGTYGLAVIHVDCPNLLVGARRGSPLILGIGNGEFFLSSDVTAISGQAQRVVYLSDGDIVAIRPDGFDISSLTRPRVGFEISEVDKSEAETDLAGYPHYMLKEIFDQPEAIRNAMRGRLDPEEATAKLGGLNMNPQQLLRIQRILIVGCGTARHAGIVGEYLIESLAHLPVEVDYASEFRYRNAPLDGETVLFAVSQSGETADTLAAVRESKRKGMRVLGICNQVGSTIARETEGGVYMHAGPEIGVAATKSFTSQVLIFLLLAVLLGRLRYLSARQGKKLIEAVEKLPDQVGSVLARHEEVRAIAEKYAKAEAMLFLGRQFQYGIALEGALKMKEITYIRAEGHPAAELKHGVIALVDERLPSVFLCPQDGVYDKNVSNIAEVKARRGPVIAVASEGDDRIRELADDVFYVPQTSELLAPILTVIPLQLLAYYTAVSLGRDVDKPRNLAKSVTVE, encoded by the coding sequence ATGTGCGGAATTGTGGGCTATCTCGGACAAAAGGAAGCGCAGCCGCTTTTGCTCAACGGACTGCGCCGGCTCGAGTACAGGGGATACGATTCGAGTGGGATCGCCATCCTCGAAGACGGCCACCTGGGCCTGGTCAAGCGCAAGGGCAGGATCTCCGAGCTGGAGCTCGCCTTGCAGAGACAGGGCCTTCCGGGGAAGCTCGGAGTAAGCCATACGCGCTGGGCCACGCACGGGATCCCGAGCGACGCCAACGCCCATCCTCATCTCGACCAGTCGCGCCGGCTTGCCATCGTCCATAACGGGGTGATCGAAAATTACCAGCTTTTGAAGCAAAGGCTATCCGATTCTGGCCACCGCTTCGAATCGGAAACGGACACCGAGGTGCTCGCGCATCTCATCGGCGAGGCGTACGATCGGCAGCCTCCCGCCGATCCCCAAAGGCTCGAAAACGCGGTACGGGCGGCGCTGACGGAGGTGATCGGCACCTACGGGCTCGCCGTGATTCATGTGGATTGTCCGAACCTCCTGGTAGGAGCGCGGCGGGGTAGCCCCCTGATCCTGGGCATCGGCAATGGCGAGTTCTTCCTGAGCAGCGACGTCACGGCGATCTCAGGACAGGCCCAGCGCGTCGTCTACCTGAGCGACGGCGACATCGTCGCGATTCGCCCCGACGGATTCGATATCTCCTCGCTCACGCGCCCTCGGGTCGGATTCGAGATCAGCGAGGTCGACAAGTCGGAGGCGGAGACCGACTTGGCCGGCTATCCGCATTACATGCTCAAGGAGATCTTCGATCAGCCCGAGGCGATCCGGAACGCGATGCGGGGGCGCCTCGATCCAGAGGAGGCGACCGCCAAGCTGGGCGGTCTCAACATGAACCCTCAGCAGCTCTTGCGGATCCAGCGCATCCTGATCGTCGGCTGCGGCACGGCCCGTCATGCGGGGATCGTGGGAGAGTATCTGATTGAATCGCTGGCCCATCTTCCGGTGGAAGTCGATTATGCGAGCGAATTCCGCTACCGGAATGCGCCGCTCGACGGCGAGACGGTGCTCTTCGCCGTCAGTCAGTCGGGAGAGACGGCCGACACCCTGGCGGCCGTGCGGGAATCCAAGCGGAAGGGGATGCGTGTCCTGGGCATCTGCAATCAGGTGGGGAGCACGATCGCCCGGGAAACGGAGGGAGGGGTTTACATGCACGCGGGCCCAGAAATCGGGGTTGCCGCAACCAAGTCCTTCACTTCCCAGGTGCTGATCTTCCTTTTGCTCGCCGTGCTGCTCGGCCGACTGCGCTATCTTTCCGCTCGCCAGGGGAAGAAGCTGATTGAAGCGGTCGAAAAGCTTCCCGATCAAGTGGGGAGCGTTCTGGCGCGGCACGAGGAGGTCCGCGCGATCGCGGAGAAATATGCGAAAGCCGAGGCCATGCTCTTCCTGGGCCGGCAGTTTCAATATGGGATCGCCCTGGAAGGTGCCCTCAAGATGAAGGAGATCACCTACATCCGGGCCGAGGGACATCCCGCGGCCGAGCTCAAGCATGGGGTGATCGCCCTGGTGGATGAGCGTCTTCCGAGCGTCTTCCTCTGCCCGCAAGACGGCGTCTACGACAAGAACGTGAGCAACATCGCAGAGGTCAAGGCCCGTCGGGGACCGGTGATTGCCGTCGCAAGCGAGGGGGATGACCGGATTCGGGAGCTGGCCGACGATGTCTTCTACGTCCCGCAAACCTCGGAGCTGCTCGCGCCGATCCTCACCGTCATTCCGCTCCAGCTCCTGGCCTATTACACCGCCGTCTCTCTGGGCCGGGACGTCGACAAGCCGCGGAACCTGGCCAAGAGCGTGACCGTCGAGTAA